A genomic segment from Synchiropus splendidus isolate RoL2022-P1 chromosome 18, RoL_Sspl_1.0, whole genome shotgun sequence encodes:
- the usp21 gene encoding ubiquitin carboxyl-terminal hydrolase 21, whose protein sequence is MPGAESAGVEGSCQALCRTLVSQKGLQKESADISRSVLYTSLMGLLLVADNQGEELTLGSGRLGLRNIGNTCFLNAIVQCLSHTGDLRDYCLLKSYRHDKFSREEAKLTEAFSQVLSGLWRENDCGADVNPRRFYNLFREAVPHFSGYSQQDAQEFLRFLLERLHAEINRRPCVRRPTQEPEQQFARFRISEESAALWKKHLEKDDSRIVDLFSGQLRSSLHCSVCSHHSNTFDVFCDLSLPVPKSSCGGEVTLKECLDLFSQEEQLDKENSPMCERCNRHTESTKRLSIQRFPQVVVIHLNRFTTSRWSISKSAVQVSFPVTDLDLGPYGPMDCGPVLYHLYAVCNHVGTVNMGHYTACCSDDSGWCCYNDSSVTPVSPKQLQSSQAYVLFYQRSDSATIRK, encoded by the exons ATGCCTGGCGCTGAGAGCGCTGGCGTGGAGGGCTCCTGTCAGGCTCTGTGCCGCACCCTGGTGAGCCAGAAGGGCCTGCAGAAGGAGTCCGCTGACATCTCCCGCTCCGTCCTCTACACTTCTCTGATGGGCCTGCTGCTGGTGGCCGACAACCAG GGGGAAGAGCTCACGTTGGGGAGCGGACGACTCGGCCTCAGGAACATTGGCAACacg TGCTTCCTGAACGCCATCGTGCAGTGTCTGTCCCACACCGGGGACCTGCGGGACTACTGTCTCCTCAAGTCCTACCGCCACGACAAGTTCTCCAGGGAGGAGGCCAAGCTGACGGAAG CTTTCTCTCAGGTGCTGTCCGGCCTGTGGCGCGAGAACGACTGCGGCGCCGACGTCAACCCTCGACGCTTCTACAACCTCTTCAGAGAGGCCGTGCCTCACTTCAGCGGCTACAG TCAGCAGGACGCTCAGGAGTTTCTGCGCTTCCTGTTGGAGCGGCTGCACGCGGAGATCAACCGCAGGCCGTGCGTGCGGCGGCCAACCCAGGAGCCCGAGCAGCAGTTCGCCAGGTTCAG GATCTCCGAGGAGTCTGCGGCCCTGTGGAAGAAGCACCTGGAGAAGGACGACAGCAGGATCGTGG ACTTGTTCTCCGGGCAGCTGCGCAGCTCCCTGCACTGCTCCGTCTGCTCCCACCACTCCAACACCTTCGACGTCTTCTGCGACCTGTCGCTGCCCGTCCCCAAGAGCAGCTGCGGCGGGGAGGTGACCCTCAAGGAGTGTCTGGACCTCTTCTCCCAGGAGGAGCAACTGGACAAGGAGAACTCTCCG atgtgCGAGAGGTGTAACCGCCACACGGAGAGCACCAAGCGTCTGTCCATCCAGAGGTTCCCCCAGGTCGTCGTCATCC ACCTGAACCGCTTCACCACCTCGCGCTGGTCCATCAGCAAGAGTGCCGTGCAGGTCTCCTTCCCCGTCACCGACCTGGACCTGGGGCCGTACGGACCCATGGACTGTG GTCCCGTGCTGTACCACCTGTACGCCGTCTGTAACCACGTGGGCACGGTCAACATGGGCCACTACACGGCCTGCTGCTCCGACGACAGCGGCTGGTGCTGCTACAACGACTCCAG TGTGACGCCGGTCTCCCCAAAGCAGCTCCAGAGCAGTCAGGCCTACGTTCTCTTCTACCAGCGCAGCGACAGCGCCACCATCAGGAAATGA
- the pink1 gene encoding serine/threonine-protein kinase PINK1, mitochondrial isoform X1 has product MSVRRVLSRGLELGRSVVQLGFAKSIGRVTAKFRTDRLRAGPALRSVQPRAFLPARYRYYRVSLRGAAAQLQAAAFRRGFGGGPRNRAALLAFGLGVGLIEQQLEEERSTSRTCEEIQAVFRQRKFQTPLKPFRHGYKLDDYVVGKQIGKGSNAAVYEVAPEEEETSPGPSCCSLRSFPLALKMMWNFGAGSSSESILKSMSQELVPAAPSALKRELLPDGHFGVLPKRLSPHPNVIRVHRAFTADVPLLPGAQEEYPDMLPARLNPAGLGNNRTLFLVMKNYPCTLRQYLQRSSPGRRQATLMVLQLLEGVDHLCTQGVAHRDIKSDNVLLEFDSGPEERATFVHFAPNRVFPAAGCPRLVISDFGCSLSRSDRSLLLPFNSMWVDRGGNVSLMAPEVASAVPGSGVVIDYSKADAWAVGAMSYEILGQTNPFYRPVGLESRRYHEHQLPALPPSAPADLQLVIQVLLRRNPSQRPSARVAANMLHLSLWGRQLLASRDGVAVKKLVDWLLCRSAVALLKGCRGPDGTRVEAELQRCFLSNLELEDLRTAVGFLLHGQHQRQASLPPA; this is encoded by the exons ATGTCCGTCAGACGCGTCCTCAGCCGCGGCCTGGAGCTGGGACGCTCGGTCGTCCAGCTTGGATTCGCTAAATCAATCGGCCGGGTCACAGCGAAGTTCCGAACCGACCGCCTGCGTGCAGGCCCCGCGCTGCGCTCTGTCCAGCCTCGCGCTTTCCTGCCCGCGCGATACCGCTACTACCGCGTGTCTCTGCGCGGCGCGGCTGCTCAGCTGCAGGCGGCCGCTTTCAGGAGGGGCTTCGGCGGCGGGCCGCGGAACAGGGCTGCGCTTCTGGCTTTCGGTCTCGGCGTGGGGCTCattgagcagcagctggaggaggagcgaaGCACCAGCAGGACCTGTGAGGAGATACAg GCAGTCTTCAGGCAACGGAAGTTCCAGACCCCGCTCAAGCCCTTCCGCCATGGATACAAGCTGGACGACTATGTTGTCGGGAAACAGATCGGCAAGGGTTCAAATGCGGCGGTGTATGAGGTggctcctgaggaggaggagacgagtCCCGGTCCGTCCTGCTGCTCGCTGAGAAGCTTCCCTCTGGCTCTGAAGATGATGTGGAACTTTGGG GCAGGGTCCTCCAGCGAGTCCATCCTGAAGTCCATGTCGCAGGAGCTGGTTCCCGCCGCTCCTTCTGCGCTGAAGCGGGAGCTCCTGCCGGACGG GCACTTCGGAGTCCTCCCCAAACGTCTGTCGCCGCACCCCAACGTGATCCGCGTGCACCGCGCCTTCACTGCTGACGTCCCTCTGCTCCCCGGGGCACAGGAGGAGTATCCAGACATGCTGCCGGCCCGCCTGAACCCGGCCGGCCTGGGGAACAACCGCACGCTCTTCCTGGTTATGAAGAA CTACCCCTGCACGCTGCGTCAGTACCTGCAGAGGTCCAGCCCCGGCCGCAGGCAGGCCACCCTCATggtgctgcagctcctggaggGAGTGGACCACCTGTGCACGCAGGGCGTGGCTCACAGGGACATCAAGTCCGACAACGTGCTGCTGGAGTTCGACTCAGGTCCGGAAGAGCGAGCCACATTTGTCCACTTTGCCCCTAACCGAGTGTTTCCTGCAGCTGGATGCCCTCGCTTGGTGATATCTGACTTCGGCTGCAGTTTGAGTCGGAGCGACCGCAGCCTGCTGCTGCCCTTTAACAGCATGTGGGTGGACCGAGGGGGGAACGTGTCCTTGATGGCTCCAGAG GTGGCGTCCGCGGTGCCCGGCTCCGGTGTGGTCATCGACTACAGCAAAGCCGACGCCTGGGCTGTGGGGGCCATGTCCTATGAGATACTGGGTCAGACGAACCCTTTCTACCGTCCCGTGGGCCTGGAGAGCCGGCGCTACCATGAGCATCAGCTCCCTGCGCTGCCACCCAGCGCTCCTGCTGACCTGCAGTTGGTCATTCAGGTTCTTCTGAGGAGGAACCCCAGCCAG CGTCCCAGCGCTCGAGTGGCTGCCAACATGCTCCACCTCAGCCTCTGGGGGCGCCAGCTGCTGGCCAGTCGGGACGGCGTGGCCGTGAAGaagctggtggactggctgcTGTGCCGGTCGGCGGTGGCTCTGCTCAAGGGCTGCCGCGGACCTGACGGGACTCgagtggaggcggagctgcagCGCTGCTTCCTGTCCaacctggagctggaggacctTCGCACGGCAGTGGGCTTCCTTTTGCACGGGCAACACCAGCGGCAGGCCAGTCTGCCGCCGGCGTAG
- the pink1 gene encoding serine/threonine-protein kinase PINK1, mitochondrial isoform X2 yields the protein MSVRRVLSRGLELGRSVVQLGFAKSIGRVTAKFRTDRLRAGPALRSVQPRAFLPARYRYYRVSLRGAAAQLQAAAFRRGFGGGPRNRAALLAFGLGVGLIEQQLEEERSTSRTCEEIQAVFRQRKFQTPLKPFRHGYKLDDYVVGKQIGKGSNAAVYEVAPEEEETSPGPSCCSLRSFPLALKMMWNFGAGSSSESILKSMSQELVPAAPSALKRELLPDGHFGVLPKRLSPHPNVIRVHRAFTADVPLLPGAQEEYPDMLPARLNPAGLGNNRTLFLVMKNYPCTLRQYLQRSSPGRRQATLMVLQLLEGVDHLCTQGVAHRDIKSDNVLLEFDSAGCPRLVISDFGCSLSRSDRSLLLPFNSMWVDRGGNVSLMAPEVASAVPGSGVVIDYSKADAWAVGAMSYEILGQTNPFYRPVGLESRRYHEHQLPALPPSAPADLQLVIQVLLRRNPSQRPSARVAANMLHLSLWGRQLLASRDGVAVKKLVDWLLCRSAVALLKGCRGPDGTRVEAELQRCFLSNLELEDLRTAVGFLLHGQHQRQASLPPA from the exons ATGTCCGTCAGACGCGTCCTCAGCCGCGGCCTGGAGCTGGGACGCTCGGTCGTCCAGCTTGGATTCGCTAAATCAATCGGCCGGGTCACAGCGAAGTTCCGAACCGACCGCCTGCGTGCAGGCCCCGCGCTGCGCTCTGTCCAGCCTCGCGCTTTCCTGCCCGCGCGATACCGCTACTACCGCGTGTCTCTGCGCGGCGCGGCTGCTCAGCTGCAGGCGGCCGCTTTCAGGAGGGGCTTCGGCGGCGGGCCGCGGAACAGGGCTGCGCTTCTGGCTTTCGGTCTCGGCGTGGGGCTCattgagcagcagctggaggaggagcgaaGCACCAGCAGGACCTGTGAGGAGATACAg GCAGTCTTCAGGCAACGGAAGTTCCAGACCCCGCTCAAGCCCTTCCGCCATGGATACAAGCTGGACGACTATGTTGTCGGGAAACAGATCGGCAAGGGTTCAAATGCGGCGGTGTATGAGGTggctcctgaggaggaggagacgagtCCCGGTCCGTCCTGCTGCTCGCTGAGAAGCTTCCCTCTGGCTCTGAAGATGATGTGGAACTTTGGG GCAGGGTCCTCCAGCGAGTCCATCCTGAAGTCCATGTCGCAGGAGCTGGTTCCCGCCGCTCCTTCTGCGCTGAAGCGGGAGCTCCTGCCGGACGG GCACTTCGGAGTCCTCCCCAAACGTCTGTCGCCGCACCCCAACGTGATCCGCGTGCACCGCGCCTTCACTGCTGACGTCCCTCTGCTCCCCGGGGCACAGGAGGAGTATCCAGACATGCTGCCGGCCCGCCTGAACCCGGCCGGCCTGGGGAACAACCGCACGCTCTTCCTGGTTATGAAGAA CTACCCCTGCACGCTGCGTCAGTACCTGCAGAGGTCCAGCCCCGGCCGCAGGCAGGCCACCCTCATggtgctgcagctcctggaggGAGTGGACCACCTGTGCACGCAGGGCGTGGCTCACAGGGACATCAAGTCCGACAACGTGCTGCTGGAGTTCGACTCAG CTGGATGCCCTCGCTTGGTGATATCTGACTTCGGCTGCAGTTTGAGTCGGAGCGACCGCAGCCTGCTGCTGCCCTTTAACAGCATGTGGGTGGACCGAGGGGGGAACGTGTCCTTGATGGCTCCAGAG GTGGCGTCCGCGGTGCCCGGCTCCGGTGTGGTCATCGACTACAGCAAAGCCGACGCCTGGGCTGTGGGGGCCATGTCCTATGAGATACTGGGTCAGACGAACCCTTTCTACCGTCCCGTGGGCCTGGAGAGCCGGCGCTACCATGAGCATCAGCTCCCTGCGCTGCCACCCAGCGCTCCTGCTGACCTGCAGTTGGTCATTCAGGTTCTTCTGAGGAGGAACCCCAGCCAG CGTCCCAGCGCTCGAGTGGCTGCCAACATGCTCCACCTCAGCCTCTGGGGGCGCCAGCTGCTGGCCAGTCGGGACGGCGTGGCCGTGAAGaagctggtggactggctgcTGTGCCGGTCGGCGGTGGCTCTGCTCAAGGGCTGCCGCGGACCTGACGGGACTCgagtggaggcggagctgcagCGCTGCTTCCTGTCCaacctggagctggaggacctTCGCACGGCAGTGGGCTTCCTTTTGCACGGGCAACACCAGCGGCAGGCCAGTCTGCCGCCGGCGTAG
- the LOC128749118 gene encoding adenosine receptor A1-like produces MRSEQGVRSSPACLPPNGFPFCLAEATSLEDIGAKLSCAGLRCHPFSSRQGHSASSAARMPGAPVSAESLYIGMEVVIALASVIGNVMVVWAVRINKSLRDTTFCFIVSLALADIAVGALVIPLAITISIGLQTHFYSCLMVACTVLVLTQSSILALLAIAIDRYLRVKIPTRYKRVVTPRRAGLAVVICWTVAFVVGLTPMLGWNNLRRLQENGSISGDLVITCQFENVISMEYMVYFNFFGWVLPPLLLMLLIYAEIFYMIHRQLNSRKFTSSHSDPNKYYDKELNLAKSLALVLFLFAVSWLPLHIINCITLFCPQCEKPIVLLYIAILLTHGNSAVNPIVYAFRIKKFRTAFRKIWQQYFCCKDTPALEIQPSDRKEMPNLEARLERETADPSRQQPLPLHEQLPERRAEPHKEQSPLLELNNVKVKE; encoded by the exons ATGCGCTCCGAACAGGGGGTCCGCTCTTCTCCGGCTTGTCTCCCTCCGAATGGATTCCCTTTCTGCCTTGCTGAGGCAACTTCTCTGGAGGACATTGGGGCGAAACTAAGCTGCGCCGGTCTACGCTGCCACCCTTTTTCTTCTCGCCAAGGACATTCGGCATCGTCGGCGGCGAGGATGCCCGGGGCGCCCGTCTCCGCCGAGTCCCTCTACATCGGGATGGAGGTTGTGATCGCGCTGGCGTCGGTGATCGGTAACGTGATGGTGGTGTGGGCGGTGAGGATCAACAAATCGCTGCGAGACACCACGTTTTGCTTCATCGTCTCCCTGGCTCTGGCGGATATTGCGGTGGGAGCCCTGGTCATCCCGCTGGCCATCACCATCAGCATCGGACTGCAAACTCACTTCTACAGCTGTCTGATGGTGGCCTGCACGGTGCTGGTGCTGACCCAAAGTTCCATCCTGGCCCTGCTGGCCATCGCCATTGACCGCTACCTCCGGGTCAAGATTCCCACCAG GTACAAACGAGTGGTGACCCCTCGCCGCGCTGGCCTGGCGGTGGTGATCTGCTGGACGGTGGCTTTCGTGGTGGGTCTCACGCCCATGCTCGGCTGGAACAACCTGCGGCGGCTCCAGGAGAACGGCTCCATTAGCGGCGACCTGGTGATCACCTGCCAGTTTGAAAACGTCATCAGCATGGAGTACATGGTCTATTTTAACTTCTTCGGCTGGGTGCTGCCCCCCCTGCTGCTCATGCTGCTCATCTACGCCGAGATCTTCTACATGATCCACAGGCAGCTCAACAGCAGAAAGTTCACCAGCAGTCACTCCGACCCCAACAAGTACTATGACAAGGAGCTGAACCTGGCCAAGTCCCTGGCCCTGGTCCTCTTCCTGTTTGCCGTCAGCTGGCTTCCTCTTCACATCATCAACTGCATCACGCTCTTCTGCCCGCAGTGTGAGAAGCCCATCGTCCTGCTCTACATCGCCATCCTGCTCACGCACGGCAACTCCGCCGTCAACCCCATCGTCTACGCCTTCCGCATTAAGAAATTCCGAACAGCCTTCAGAAAAATCTGGCAGCAGTACTTCTGCTGCAAGGACACGCCGGCTCTGGAGATCCAGCCCAGCGACAGGAAGGAGATGCCCAACCTGGAAGCTCGGCTGGAAAGAGAGACGGCTGATCCCTCGCGGCAGCAGCCGCTTCCTCTGCATGAGCAGCTTCCGGAACGTCGGGCCGAACCACACAAGGAACAGTCTCCGTTATTGGAGCTGAACAATGTCAAGGTAAAAGAATGA